A genome region from Arthrobacter sp. V1I9 includes the following:
- the ruvX gene encoding Holliday junction resolvase RuvX, which produces MTNPSAAGASPQGIKLGVDVGTVRVGVAICDRDSILATPYKTLDRNAKKNSDVRVIANLVEELGAVQVIVGLPRTMKGEEHASAKMATEYAELLAAELSARALAVPVNLVDERLSSVTAHRNLHEAGMSSRNHRKVVDQVAAAGILQHALDMQKARGADVGRRVTAPSPSVDPGVSKVDESVHVTPVTDQSSNDGRQQ; this is translated from the coding sequence ATGACCAATCCTTCTGCAGCTGGCGCCAGCCCCCAGGGCATCAAACTGGGGGTCGACGTCGGCACCGTCCGGGTAGGCGTGGCCATCTGCGACCGCGACTCGATCCTGGCCACGCCTTACAAGACGCTGGACCGGAATGCCAAGAAGAACTCCGACGTCCGGGTCATTGCCAACCTGGTCGAGGAACTTGGCGCGGTCCAGGTCATCGTGGGCTTGCCCCGGACCATGAAGGGTGAAGAGCACGCCTCCGCGAAAATGGCCACCGAGTACGCAGAACTGCTGGCTGCAGAGCTGTCGGCACGGGCTTTGGCCGTGCCGGTGAACCTGGTGGACGAGCGCCTCAGCAGTGTTACAGCCCACCGCAACCTGCACGAAGCTGGCATGAGCAGCCGGAATCACCGTAAAGTAGTTGATCAGGTCGCGGCGGCAGGTATCCTCCAGCACGCCCTCGACATGCAAAAAGCCAGGGGAGCGGATGTCGGCCGACGCGTGACCGCGCCCTCCCCTTCCGTTGACCCGGGGGTCAGCAAAGTGGATGAGAGTGTCCACGTCACCCCGGTCACGGACCAATCTTCAAATGATGGAAGGCAACAGTGA
- the mltG gene encoding endolytic transglycosylase MltG, with amino-acid sequence MSPANIDDASGPLDAGAARPLTRKELRARQKTSDTGLQGAVPEQAYETGHDVPPPPSGPPAVVAPLPEVPGEQAVPAAPQAPPSIQHLHHEEPQLPGQRLENDQYDDDDGQHVGVHHGDEQRPGVQHDGVHHNDAHVSYPEPALAGHRHAADGHYDDDAHYAEGHHYEEGVHHDDALHHEGHYDQGHYGDAHHDAGGNEFLPGAAAPVVAKPSRKVRRRRRLLALFLTLAVFVTAVAVGAQFLKPLLGNDKPSDFPGPGSGEVTVTVENGEGTRSVASKLEGERVVANSDTFLQAFTASGGVLAPGDYTFKTEMKNTDAVNVLLGKDQAKVIYFALSAGLRIDESLQAISEGSGISIQDLQALSNQPAQFGLPKTAKNLEGYLAPGEHRYPLGTSAKDILQSLVKTTVDELESQGITDPAKQYRAVIVASIVQAEGGQAEYGDVAGAIYNRLKPNDQTNGFLQVDSAVTYGLGTKSYNFTDEQRQDKSNPYNTYANPGLPPGPIGSPGKAAIDAAAKPKSNDFLYWVTINLDTKETKFSRTLAEHNTYVDQYNAWCTANVGRCA; translated from the coding sequence GTGAGTCCTGCCAATATTGATGACGCTTCCGGCCCCTTGGACGCCGGGGCAGCGAGGCCGCTGACCCGCAAGGAACTCCGGGCGCGCCAAAAGACCTCTGACACCGGACTCCAGGGCGCCGTGCCTGAGCAGGCTTACGAAACGGGGCACGACGTTCCGCCGCCGCCCTCCGGGCCGCCGGCCGTCGTCGCGCCTCTTCCAGAGGTCCCCGGGGAGCAGGCTGTTCCGGCCGCTCCACAGGCACCGCCGTCCATCCAGCACCTTCATCATGAGGAGCCGCAGCTCCCGGGGCAGCGACTGGAAAACGACCAATATGACGACGACGACGGGCAGCACGTTGGCGTGCACCACGGGGACGAGCAGCGTCCCGGGGTTCAGCATGACGGCGTCCATCACAACGACGCCCACGTTTCCTACCCCGAGCCTGCCCTCGCCGGGCACCGCCATGCAGCGGATGGGCACTACGACGACGATGCCCACTATGCCGAGGGGCACCACTACGAGGAGGGCGTGCACCACGACGACGCCCTCCACCACGAGGGACACTATGACCAGGGGCATTACGGCGATGCGCACCACGACGCCGGGGGCAACGAGTTCCTGCCCGGCGCGGCAGCGCCTGTAGTGGCCAAGCCGTCCAGGAAGGTCCGCCGGCGCCGCAGGTTGTTGGCGCTGTTCCTCACGCTTGCCGTTTTCGTCACGGCTGTCGCTGTCGGGGCCCAGTTCCTGAAGCCGCTGCTAGGCAACGACAAGCCCAGCGACTTCCCGGGGCCCGGCTCAGGCGAAGTCACGGTCACTGTCGAGAACGGGGAAGGAACCCGTTCCGTCGCCAGCAAGCTGGAGGGAGAGCGTGTCGTCGCGAATTCCGACACCTTCCTCCAGGCTTTCACCGCCTCCGGCGGGGTACTGGCCCCGGGCGACTACACCTTCAAGACCGAGATGAAGAACACCGACGCCGTCAACGTCCTGCTCGGCAAGGACCAGGCCAAGGTGATCTACTTTGCCCTCAGCGCGGGCCTGCGTATCGATGAGTCCCTGCAGGCGATTTCCGAAGGCTCCGGCATCTCCATCCAGGATCTGCAGGCCCTGAGCAACCAGCCGGCCCAGTTCGGCCTTCCCAAAACTGCCAAGAACCTTGAAGGGTACCTGGCCCCGGGTGAGCACCGTTACCCACTCGGCACGTCGGCGAAGGACATCCTCCAATCGCTGGTCAAGACCACCGTGGACGAGCTTGAGTCCCAGGGCATCACAGATCCGGCCAAGCAGTACAGGGCCGTCATCGTGGCCAGCATCGTGCAGGCCGAGGGCGGCCAGGCTGAGTACGGTGACGTGGCCGGTGCAATTTACAACCGGCTCAAACCCAATGACCAGACCAACGGGTTCCTGCAGGTGGACTCTGCTGTCACCTACGGCCTGGGCACCAAGAGCTACAACTTCACGGACGAACAGCGCCAGGACAAGTCCAACCCGTACAATACCTACGCGAATCCGGGCCTGCCCCCTGGCCCCATCGGTTCTCCGGGAAAGGCAGCCATCGACGCTGCTGCCAAGCCCAAGTCCAACGACTTCCTGTACTGGGTAACCATCAACCTGGACACCAAGGAAACGAAGTTCTCCCGGACGCTGGCTGAACACAACACCTACGTGGACCAGTACAACGCCTGGTGCACGGCGAACGTTGGCCGCTGCGCATGA
- a CDS encoding shikimate dehydrogenase: protein MSLRAAVLGHPISHSKSPALHHAAYSQLGIGISYTAIDVTEQMLPSLMRQLRDQPGWRGLSVTMPLKSAMVSEVDEVRGVARTLGVVNTVAFEKHGSGSRAIGFNTDVTGIVNAVRHAGGGTPVEPVILGGGGTAAAAVAALTELGAGSALLFVRDPFRTPEVRAAAESLGLSLEIRPLTEAAEPTAAADVVISTLPPRAADGLAAEIAALKTSTSGVLLDVAYDPWPSLIASVWEAGGGAVVPGLEMLLYQAVEQVRLFSHLEEEVNASVIDVMCDAVGLPRRAL from the coding sequence ATGAGCCTGCGGGCAGCCGTCCTGGGCCACCCCATCAGCCACTCAAAGTCTCCGGCACTGCATCACGCGGCGTACAGCCAGCTGGGCATCGGCATCAGCTATACGGCCATCGATGTCACTGAACAGATGCTGCCCTCGTTGATGCGGCAGCTCCGCGACCAGCCAGGCTGGCGCGGCCTGTCCGTCACCATGCCCTTGAAGTCCGCCATGGTCAGTGAGGTGGACGAAGTGCGCGGTGTCGCGCGGACCTTGGGCGTGGTGAATACCGTAGCTTTCGAGAAGCACGGGAGCGGTTCCCGGGCCATCGGGTTCAATACGGACGTCACAGGAATCGTTAACGCCGTTCGCCATGCAGGCGGGGGGACGCCCGTTGAGCCCGTTATCTTGGGCGGGGGCGGGACGGCGGCCGCTGCTGTTGCAGCCCTGACGGAACTGGGAGCCGGCTCGGCGCTGCTCTTCGTCCGTGATCCCTTCCGCACCCCCGAAGTCCGCGCCGCCGCAGAAAGCCTTGGCCTCTCCCTGGAGATCCGCCCCCTCACGGAGGCGGCGGAACCAACGGCCGCTGCCGACGTCGTTATTTCCACCCTGCCGCCGCGCGCGGCAGACGGGCTGGCGGCAGAAATTGCGGCACTGAAGACTTCCACGTCCGGCGTTCTGCTGGATGTGGCCTACGATCCCTGGCCCAGCCTCATTGCGTCAGTGTGGGAGGCCGGCGGCGGCGCCGTGGTGCCCGGCCTCGAAATGCTGCTGTACCAGGCCGTGGAACAGGTGCGCCTGTTCAGCCACCTCGAAGAAGAAGTTAACGCATCTGTCATAGATGTGATGTGTGACGCAGTCGGCCTTCCCCGACGGGCGTTGTGA
- the aroC gene encoding chorismate synthase, which translates to MLRWLTAGESHGPALMGIIEGVPAGVEITSGHIADSLARRRLGYGRGARMKFEQDVVTILGGVRHGLTQGGPVAIQVGNTEWPKWEQIMSADPVSAELLADQARNAPLTRPRPGHADFTGMQKYGFDEARPVLERASARETATRVAMGTVAAQFLKHLGIELVSHTVSIATVTVPEGRPLPVPTDVLALDSDPLRCFDRETSNAMVAEVDAAHKEGETLGGVVEVLAYGLPPGLGSYVHWDRRLDSRLAAALMGIQAIKGVEVGDGFLTAARRGSAAHDEIVRDSNGRIVRTSNRAGGIEGGMSIGDVLRVRAAMKPIATVPRALKTIDVSTGEAAKAHHQRSDVCAVPAAGVVAEAMVALVLAEAVTEKFGGDSVAETARNIKGYLDSIPASLDSIGQ; encoded by the coding sequence ATGTTGCGTTGGTTGACTGCCGGTGAATCCCATGGCCCGGCCCTGATGGGAATTATTGAGGGCGTCCCCGCCGGTGTGGAGATCACCAGCGGGCACATCGCTGATTCACTGGCCCGCCGCCGCCTGGGCTATGGCCGCGGCGCACGCATGAAGTTCGAACAGGACGTTGTGACCATCCTCGGCGGCGTCCGGCACGGCCTCACGCAGGGCGGCCCCGTGGCCATCCAGGTGGGCAATACGGAATGGCCCAAGTGGGAGCAGATCATGTCGGCCGATCCGGTTTCTGCCGAACTGCTCGCCGACCAGGCCCGCAATGCACCGCTGACCCGCCCCCGCCCCGGGCACGCCGACTTCACCGGGATGCAGAAGTACGGCTTCGACGAGGCCCGGCCCGTCCTGGAACGCGCCAGCGCCCGTGAGACTGCCACCCGCGTGGCCATGGGCACCGTCGCCGCGCAGTTCCTGAAGCACCTCGGCATCGAACTTGTCAGCCACACCGTCTCCATTGCAACGGTCACGGTACCCGAGGGGCGTCCGCTGCCGGTTCCCACGGACGTGCTTGCCCTGGACTCGGATCCGCTGCGCTGTTTTGACCGGGAAACCTCAAACGCAATGGTGGCCGAGGTGGACGCGGCGCACAAGGAGGGCGAAACCCTGGGTGGGGTGGTTGAAGTCCTCGCCTACGGACTCCCGCCGGGTCTGGGCAGCTACGTGCACTGGGACCGCCGGCTCGATTCCCGGCTCGCCGCAGCACTGATGGGCATCCAGGCCATCAAGGGCGTGGAGGTCGGCGACGGCTTCCTGACCGCCGCACGCCGCGGTTCGGCCGCCCACGACGAAATCGTCAGGGATTCCAACGGGCGCATCGTCCGCACCAGCAACCGGGCCGGCGGCATCGAAGGCGGCATGAGCATCGGCGACGTCCTGCGCGTCCGCGCGGCCATGAAGCCCATCGCCACGGTGCCCCGTGCGCTGAAAACCATTGACGTCAGCACCGGGGAAGCCGCGAAGGCGCACCACCAGCGCTCGGATGTCTGTGCTGTACCGGCGGCCGGCGTGGTGGCTGAAGCCATGGTGGCGCTGGTCCTGGCCGAGGCCGTCACCGAAAAGTTCGGCGGCGATTCCGTGGCGGAGACCGCACGCAACATCAAGGGTTACCTGGACAGCATTCCGGCGTCCCTGGACTCGATCGGCCAGTAA
- a CDS encoding shikimate kinase, with amino-acid sequence MAVGKSAIGQQLAHQLGAPFVDTDAVIVAAHGSISEIFAGRGEHAFREIEARTVADVVEAAEGTATVISLGGGAVLDSGTQQLINRCTVVYLECDASTVAGRIARNSGRPLLAGDAMGRWTAMFATRKPVYERLADITLDVRHGSVSELGRRLEAALRDYAAAQQEVEK; translated from the coding sequence ATGGCCGTGGGTAAATCCGCCATCGGGCAGCAGCTCGCCCATCAGCTCGGTGCCCCGTTCGTGGACACCGACGCAGTCATCGTGGCAGCCCATGGATCCATTTCCGAGATCTTCGCCGGACGCGGCGAGCACGCCTTCCGCGAGATAGAAGCGCGGACGGTGGCGGACGTCGTCGAGGCCGCGGAAGGCACGGCCACAGTCATCTCACTGGGCGGCGGTGCTGTGCTTGATTCCGGAACCCAGCAGCTGATCAACAGGTGCACCGTGGTGTATCTGGAATGCGACGCCAGCACCGTTGCGGGCCGCATCGCCCGGAATTCGGGGCGGCCGCTGCTGGCGGGGGACGCGATGGGCCGCTGGACGGCCATGTTCGCCACCCGGAAACCCGTCTACGAACGGCTGGCAGACATAACCCTGGACGTGCGGCATGGCTCGGTTTCCGAGCTCGGACGCCGTCTTGAAGCAGCACTGCGGGACTACGCAGCTGCCCAACAGGAAGTTGAAAAGTGA
- the aroB gene encoding 3-dehydroquinate synthase, with translation MSAESTVIKVTGESAANNYDVVVGRGLLGDLSSLLGERVRRVLVIHPRALRLTGDTVRDELASAGFTALTAEIPDAEEGKHIQVAAFCWQVLGQNDFTRSDAIVAVGGGAVTDLAGFVAATWLRGIKVIHMPTSLLGMVDASVGGKTGINTAEGKNLVGAFHPPAAVLADLDTLNTLPKNEIISGMAEVIKCGFIADPAILDLIEKNPEGVVDPESAVLRELIERAIAVKAKVVSEDLKESGLREILNYGHTLGHAIELVERYSWRHGAAVSVGMMFAAELARSVGRLSDVDADRHRTILDGLGLPVTYRRDRWQGLLDGMRRDKKSRGDLLRFVVLDGVAKPGILDVPDTSLLFAAYQEIAS, from the coding sequence GTGAGCGCGGAATCAACAGTCATCAAAGTCACCGGCGAATCCGCCGCTAACAACTACGACGTCGTGGTGGGCCGGGGGCTGCTGGGTGACCTCTCCAGCCTGCTCGGTGAGCGCGTCCGGCGGGTCCTGGTCATCCACCCGCGTGCCCTCCGGCTCACGGGCGACACCGTCCGTGACGAGCTCGCGTCAGCAGGTTTCACCGCCCTGACAGCAGAAATCCCGGACGCCGAAGAAGGCAAGCACATCCAGGTAGCCGCTTTCTGCTGGCAGGTGCTCGGGCAGAATGATTTCACCCGCTCCGACGCGATCGTCGCCGTCGGAGGAGGCGCCGTCACGGACCTGGCCGGCTTCGTCGCCGCCACCTGGCTGCGCGGCATCAAGGTCATCCACATGCCCACCAGCCTGCTCGGGATGGTGGACGCATCCGTGGGTGGAAAAACCGGCATCAACACCGCCGAAGGAAAAAACCTGGTGGGTGCCTTCCACCCGCCCGCGGCCGTGCTGGCAGACCTGGACACGCTGAACACCCTGCCGAAAAACGAGATCATCTCCGGAATGGCAGAAGTCATCAAGTGCGGTTTCATCGCCGACCCCGCCATCCTGGACCTCATCGAGAAGAACCCGGAAGGGGTGGTCGATCCGGAGTCGGCCGTCCTTCGGGAGCTCATTGAGCGGGCCATCGCCGTGAAGGCAAAAGTTGTCTCCGAGGACCTCAAGGAATCCGGGCTCCGGGAGATCCTGAACTACGGGCACACGCTGGGCCACGCCATCGAACTGGTGGAACGCTACTCCTGGCGCCACGGCGCCGCCGTCTCCGTCGGCATGATGTTTGCCGCCGAACTCGCCCGCAGCGTCGGCAGGCTCAGCGACGTCGACGCCGACCGGCACCGCACCATCCTGGACGGACTGGGACTCCCGGTCACCTACCGCCGGGACAGGTGGCAAGGCCTGCTTGACGGAATGCGCCGGGACAAAAAATCCCGAGGCGACCTGCTGCGCTTCGTTGTCCTGGACGGCGTGGCGAAGCCCGGCATCCTGGACGTCCCGGACACCTCACTGCTGTTCGCCGCCTACCAGGAGATTGCCTCCTGA
- a CDS encoding tetratricopeptide repeat protein, producing MHGDMEGTADWPDTGFPGIRINPETLLPQIVNEDACRQALAVSTDPADHIFVLLVEGHSAEAAELLAEARFKDPESFRLRAFEAEVLRVSNRPDRAVELFRQLLAEVQGTPREALVLQFLGKTQYTAGQTSAAVESFARALDLRVAESADAALIYSSTVALQRARDVLDLAC from the coding sequence ATGCACGGCGACATGGAAGGCACAGCAGACTGGCCGGACACCGGCTTCCCGGGCATCCGCATTAACCCGGAAACCCTGCTGCCGCAGATCGTGAACGAGGACGCCTGCCGCCAGGCGCTGGCGGTGTCCACGGACCCCGCCGACCACATCTTTGTCCTGCTGGTGGAAGGGCACTCGGCGGAGGCGGCGGAACTGCTGGCCGAAGCGCGTTTCAAGGATCCCGAATCCTTCAGGCTGCGGGCGTTCGAGGCCGAAGTGCTTCGGGTTTCGAACCGGCCGGACCGTGCCGTGGAACTGTTCCGGCAGCTCCTCGCCGAGGTGCAGGGGACGCCCCGCGAAGCGCTGGTCCTGCAGTTCCTGGGCAAGACCCAGTACACAGCGGGCCAGACATCCGCGGCAGTCGAATCCTTCGCCCGCGCCCTGGACCTCCGGGTGGCCGAGTCGGCCGACGCCGCCCTCATCTACTCATCTACAGTGGCGCTGCAGCGTGCCAGGGACGTCCTGGACCTGGCCTGCTGA
- the efp gene encoding elongation factor P → MATTNDIKNGTVLKLEGQLWNIIEFQHVKPGKGGAFVRTKMRNVMSGKVVDKTFNAGLKIETATVDRRDYQYLYQDGADFVFMDTSDYDQITVSGATVGDATNFMLENQMVNIAIHEGNPLYIELPPSVVLEITYTEPGLQGDRSSAGTKPATLETGYEIQVPLFIENNTKVKVDTRDGSYLGRVTE, encoded by the coding sequence GTGGCAACCACTAACGACATCAAGAACGGAACGGTCCTGAAGCTCGAGGGCCAGCTCTGGAACATCATTGAATTCCAGCACGTCAAGCCGGGCAAGGGCGGCGCTTTCGTGCGTACCAAGATGCGCAACGTGATGTCCGGAAAGGTCGTGGACAAGACGTTCAACGCCGGGCTCAAGATAGAGACCGCCACCGTTGACCGCCGCGATTACCAGTACCTGTACCAGGACGGCGCGGACTTCGTGTTCATGGACACCTCCGATTACGACCAGATCACGGTTTCCGGCGCTACCGTCGGCGACGCCACCAACTTCATGCTCGAAAACCAGATGGTCAACATCGCCATCCACGAGGGCAACCCGCTCTACATCGAACTGCCGCCGAGCGTCGTGCTCGAAATTACCTACACCGAGCCTGGCCTGCAGGGCGACCGCTCCTCCGCCGGCACCAAGCCCGCCACCCTGGAAACCGGCTACGAGATCCAGGTTCCGCTGTTCATCGAGAACAACACCAAGGTCAAGGTTGACACCCGCGACGGCAGCTACCTCGGCCGGGTCACCGAGTAG
- the nusB gene encoding transcription antitermination factor NusB produces the protein MSARGKARNRALDVLFEAEQRSVSAFDVLRARREKTDQVVNPYTLEIVEGVLSQQAAIDEFLETYSQGWTLERMPSVDRIILRIGTWELLYNDDVPDGVAVSEAVALAKTLSTDESPQFINGLLGRLQQLKPSLLA, from the coding sequence GTGAGCGCACGCGGTAAAGCCCGTAACAGGGCCCTGGATGTTCTTTTCGAGGCCGAGCAGCGTTCGGTTTCAGCCTTCGACGTGCTCCGGGCACGCCGTGAGAAGACCGACCAGGTGGTCAACCCGTACACCCTGGAAATCGTTGAGGGTGTGCTGTCCCAGCAGGCAGCGATCGATGAATTCCTCGAAACGTACTCGCAGGGCTGGACCCTTGAGCGGATGCCGTCCGTGGACCGCATCATCCTGCGGATTGGAACCTGGGAGCTCCTCTACAACGACGACGTCCCGGACGGCGTGGCAGTGAGCGAAGCAGTGGCACTGGCCAAGACGCTTTCCACCGACGAGTCGCCGCAGTTCATCAACGGCCTCCTGGGCCGCCTGCAGCAGCTGAAGCCTTCCTTGCTGGCTTAG
- a CDS encoding PrsW family intramembrane metalloprotease has protein sequence MSMHPRYPASGQPEDPYRGAGAPLPRDANPSWMGHVLPENYRSAPGHQGRPVDTVVPPQVQGTVVRAGRARSGGLLGLTIGGSVLAFLSLFLVVPFLLSNTGPAGFIVGFLASLIPLSVVLLAVYVIDKWEPEPKRLLYFAFTWGAAVSIAVTLLIQPFFVLGFQLSDGADLQTYMATVQAPIVEEFAKSLGLLLLLLLARKHFDGPVDGVVFAFTIAGGFAFTENILYFGRAIAESADPASDFAQVFFLRGVMSPFAHAIFTGTTGLIMGFAARRWHSGASVAAFFVGLLPAMFLHNRWNSMGQGFLVDYILVQVPIFFLAVAGIILLRVAEKRLTRQRLLEYSAAGWFTPAEVELLATLGGRRTALNWAGSYGKKRQMKEFLKEATQLANTRQRILSGRDVQVHQAEERQQLQRVLALRDAVAR, from the coding sequence ATGTCGATGCATCCCCGCTACCCGGCGTCCGGGCAACCCGAAGATCCGTATCGCGGAGCCGGCGCACCGCTCCCCCGCGATGCCAACCCAAGCTGGATGGGGCACGTGCTGCCGGAGAACTACCGGTCCGCGCCGGGGCATCAGGGCCGCCCCGTGGATACGGTGGTGCCGCCGCAGGTCCAGGGAACGGTGGTCCGGGCCGGCAGGGCCCGCAGCGGCGGGTTGCTGGGACTGACCATCGGCGGCAGTGTCCTGGCCTTCCTCAGCTTGTTCCTGGTGGTGCCGTTCCTGCTCTCGAACACGGGACCGGCGGGGTTCATAGTGGGATTCCTGGCCTCGCTCATTCCCCTGTCGGTGGTGCTCCTGGCCGTGTACGTCATCGACAAGTGGGAACCCGAGCCAAAGCGGCTCCTGTACTTCGCCTTCACCTGGGGCGCTGCGGTGTCCATCGCCGTCACCCTGCTCATCCAGCCGTTCTTCGTGCTGGGGTTCCAATTGTCGGACGGAGCCGACCTGCAGACCTACATGGCCACTGTGCAGGCCCCGATTGTGGAGGAGTTCGCCAAATCACTGGGGCTGTTGCTCCTGCTCCTGCTGGCCAGGAAGCACTTCGACGGACCGGTGGACGGCGTGGTCTTTGCGTTCACCATCGCCGGTGGCTTCGCCTTCACGGAGAACATCCTGTATTTCGGCAGGGCCATCGCGGAATCGGCAGACCCGGCCAGCGACTTCGCCCAGGTGTTCTTCCTCCGCGGTGTCATGTCCCCCTTCGCCCACGCGATCTTCACCGGCACCACCGGGCTCATTATGGGCTTCGCCGCCCGGCGCTGGCATTCAGGCGCTTCGGTAGCTGCTTTCTTCGTGGGGCTGCTGCCGGCCATGTTCCTGCATAACCGCTGGAACAGCATGGGCCAGGGCTTCCTGGTGGATTACATCCTGGTGCAGGTTCCCATCTTCTTCCTCGCCGTCGCAGGCATCATCCTCCTGCGTGTTGCGGAAAAGCGGCTGACCCGCCAGCGCCTGCTCGAATATTCCGCCGCCGGGTGGTTCACCCCTGCGGAGGTGGAGTTGCTGGCGACGCTGGGCGGCCGGCGTACAGCCCTGAACTGGGCGGGCAGCTACGGCAAAAAGCGGCAGATGAAGGAGTTCCTGAAGGAGGCCACCCAGCTGGCGAATACCCGCCAGCGCATCCTGAGCGGTCGCGACGTCCAAGTGCACCAGGCTGAAGAGCGCCAGCAGTTGCAGCGCGTCCTTGCCCTGCGGGACGCCGTCGCCCGCTGA
- the pyrR gene encoding bifunctional pyr operon transcriptional regulator/uracil phosphoribosyltransferase PyrR: MTSVTSAPVPARVVLSQADIDRALTRIAHEILEANKGSQDLVLLGIPRRGYPLAARLAEKIAAADPGVDAAAIVGQLDVTMFRDDLSHQGTRPPYPTKLPRTGIDNKVVVLIDDVLYSGRTIRAALDALVDLGRPRIVRLAVLIDRGHRELPIRADHVGKNLPTSSAEKVRVRLEETDTAPGGTPVNEVVIEGRS, from the coding sequence TTGACTTCTGTCACCAGCGCACCGGTTCCAGCCAGGGTTGTCCTCAGCCAGGCGGACATAGACCGGGCCCTCACTCGTATCGCCCATGAGATCCTCGAGGCCAACAAAGGTTCCCAGGACCTCGTCCTGCTCGGCATTCCCCGCCGCGGTTACCCGCTGGCCGCGAGGCTTGCCGAAAAAATTGCCGCCGCTGATCCCGGCGTGGATGCCGCCGCGATCGTTGGCCAGCTGGACGTCACGATGTTCCGCGACGACCTCTCGCACCAGGGCACGCGCCCACCGTACCCCACCAAGCTCCCGCGAACAGGCATCGATAACAAGGTGGTTGTCCTCATAGATGATGTCCTGTACTCAGGCCGCACCATCCGTGCCGCGCTTGACGCCCTCGTCGACCTGGGCCGGCCCCGCATCGTCCGGCTTGCTGTGCTGATCGACCGCGGCCACCGCGAGCTGCCTATCCGCGCTGACCACGTGGGCAAAAACCTGCCCACGTCATCCGCGGAAAAGGTCCGGGTCCGGCTCGAGGAAACTGACACCGCCCCGGGCGGCACTCCGGTCAATGAAGTAGTCATCGAGGGCCGCTCGTGA
- a CDS encoding aspartate carbamoyltransferase catalytic subunit — MKHLLSTDNLSLTNAIRILDTAEEMAAVGDREVKKLPALRGRTVVNLFFEDSTRTRISFEAAAKRLSADVINFAAKGSSVSKGESLKDTAQTLSAMGADAVVIRHWASGAPHRLAATDWIDAAVINAGDGTHEHPTQALLDAFTMRRHWARLAGTGSEGADLKGMRVAIAGDVLHSRVARSNVWLLRTLGADVTLVAPPTLLPIGVEKWPCKVSYNMDETIEHGVDAVMMLRVQGERMNASFFPSTREYSRRWGFDDNRLRALDALGMKDTIIMHPGPMNRGLEISAAAADSPRSTVLAQVRNGVSVRMAALYLLLSGDTREPAAAPDLAYTGTHSTKESN, encoded by the coding sequence GTGAAGCACCTGCTCTCCACTGACAACCTCAGCCTCACCAACGCCATCCGCATCCTCGACACCGCCGAGGAAATGGCAGCCGTGGGCGACCGCGAGGTCAAGAAGCTGCCCGCCCTCCGCGGCCGCACCGTGGTCAACCTCTTTTTCGAGGACTCGACCCGCACCCGCATCTCCTTCGAAGCCGCTGCAAAGCGGCTCTCGGCGGACGTTATCAACTTCGCCGCCAAGGGCTCCTCGGTCTCCAAGGGGGAGTCCCTCAAGGACACTGCCCAGACGCTGTCCGCGATGGGTGCCGACGCCGTCGTGATCCGGCACTGGGCTTCCGGCGCTCCGCACCGGCTGGCCGCGACCGACTGGATCGACGCCGCCGTCATCAATGCCGGCGACGGCACCCACGAGCACCCCACCCAGGCGCTGCTGGATGCGTTCACCATGCGCCGGCACTGGGCACGCCTGGCCGGCACCGGTTCCGAAGGTGCCGACCTGAAGGGCATGCGCGTGGCCATCGCCGGTGACGTCCTGCATTCCCGCGTGGCCCGCTCCAACGTTTGGCTCCTGCGCACCCTTGGGGCCGACGTCACCCTCGTGGCGCCGCCCACGCTGCTGCCCATCGGCGTCGAAAAGTGGCCCTGCAAGGTGAGCTACAACATGGACGAAACCATCGAGCACGGCGTTGACGCTGTAATGATGCTCCGCGTCCAGGGTGAACGCATGAACGCCTCCTTCTTCCCGAGCACCCGCGAATACTCCCGCCGTTGGGGCTTCGACGACAACCGGCTGCGCGCGCTGGACGCACTGGGCATGAAGGACACCATCATCATGCACCCCGGCCCCATGAACCGGGGCCTCGAAATCTCGGCGGCCGCTGCCGATTCCCCCCGCTCCACCGTCCTGGCCCAGGTGCGCAACGGCGTTTCCGTGCGCATGGCCGCCCTTTACCTGCTGCTCTCCGGGGACACCCGCGAACCAGCGGCCGCCCCCGACCTGGCGTATACCGGCACCCATTCCACCAAGGAGAGCAACTGA